From Mycobacterium colombiense CECT 3035:
ATGGCACGTTGAGGTGTTCGGCCACGTTCGCCGCGATCCCCGGAAAGCCGGGGCCGGTGAACACCAGGTCGGCACCGTCGGAGAGCGATGTGAGGGTGGCGCTCATCTCCGCCCAGGACTGGGCAAGCAAGTCCTGGGCTTCGCGCCATCGCCTCCTCACCTCGGGGACGTTCCAGAACTTGCCGAGGAAGTCGGTGTCCCAGAAGCCGTCCTGCTGATCGGGCCCGTAGCCGGACGCCGAAAGGCCGGCGGACTCGACGAGGGGCACTAGGTTGGGCGGAACGACCATGCGGACCTCGTGCCCGCGGCGCTGCAGTTCGCGACCCACAGCCGTGCAGGGCTCCACGTCGCCGCGAGTTCCGTAGCTGGCCAGGGCGAATTTCACGACGAATCCTTCCAGTGGTCGTGCGTGTGCGGGCATTCGCAGAGGCCATTATCGCTGTTCGTCGGCTTTCACGTGGGTTGTTCGCTGTAGGCGCGTGCTGTTAATAGTGAGTTCGAATGCTCGACCTACCCGCTCAGAACATCGGGCTCCAGTGACTTGGCCGTGTGAGTGGCAGGCAGTAGGAAATCGTCGTTGGTTGGCGAACGCCGGAGCGGCGTGTCAAGACCTACACGCGCACGGCGGCGTCCTTTTTCCATTGACCTAGGGTCCTGCGACAAAAGCACGCGCTCCCCTATCGATCCACTGGGCCTGCACTGTCATCCGCGCGGCGGCGCTGCAGGGTCAAGGCCTTATCGGGCCACTGCGTTCTGATGGTCAGTGTGTTTTCGCCGTCGCAGCGATAGAGCCGTTCATCTCTTCAGAGATCGGAAGCACGCCCGTTTGTAACAGCTTGGCACCGTTGCCGTCATACGTGGCTCGGCACACCAACGATCCGCGGAGGGTCAAAGATGTTTTCCGGTTTCGCCCCAAAAAGCAGCAGGTCACGGCGGCCGTACTCGTCGGCGACGCTCTCGGCAAGTTGTCGAACAGTCACCCCTTCACCTGAGCAGATGTTGACCGGGCCTTGCTGCTTCCCGAGCGCGACATCGGCGATCATCCGCCCAGCGTCTTTGACGTCGAGGAAATCACGCACCTGATCGCCGCGAGTAAGGAGGACTTCTTTTCCAGCCTCGAGTTGCCCGCGGATATACGGCACCAGCCGCCGCTCGTCTTCTCCTTCCCCGTACAGGTAGAAAACCCGGCACCAGGCAAAGCTGATACCGTCTGCACCAAAGAAATGGTCTAGCACCTGAGCGGCCGCCGCCTTACACGCGGCGTACAACGTATTTGGCGCTAACGGCGTATCGGCTGCAAGCAGGCCCGCGGATGTGTCGTATTCCGCGCAGGTTCCTACACCAATGAATCGCTTGCCGCCGACCGCCGCGAATGCGCGGGCGAGGTTCAGCGTGCCGCTGAGGCAGCTAAGGTTCTCTGGCGACGTGAGGTATTTCCCGGGCTCCGCATACCAAGCCGCATGCACCAACGTTTCTGAGCTTTCGAGCAACTCTTCCAATTGCTGCGTCGCCTCGGTGAATAAGTTTGGCGTCTGCACGACCTCTAGCGCTCCTCCTGTCCGGCGAGCAGATAGACGGGACGGATCGCGAACGAGTGCCCTCACCGAGCAGCCTCGTTCAAGGAGGCTATGCAGAATCTGTCTTCCGACAAACCCGGTTGCTCCGGTCAAGGTGACGTTCATACGAGTGTCAGTTCCCGCGGGGTCGATAGTCGAATCCAGAAACAATCAAGTGCGTTTCGATTTTCACCATCTCGTCCACCTAGCTCCTCTTCGAGAAATTCGGCTACGCGCCATCGGCCGTGGCGCCCTTGCCCCAGGCCCGATACTGGAACTCGTCGCGCGTAGCCGTGGAACCATCACCGTACTTGCGCGTGTGATTATCTTGAACGATCAGGTTTGATTGGCCGTTTGCACAGTATGTTGCCGATTGTGGCCAATCGCTCGCTGCGAAATATCGGCCGTCCCGCCCTGCAACCAGAACCTTCAGGCCCTGGCGCTCGATCTGTCGAGTCATACTGCTCCGTCCGCTTTCAAAGGCCCAGGCGAGTTGCTTGCTGCGCGTTTGTGGAGACTTAAGCGCCAAGAACGTGTCGCGCTGCATGATGAATCCATTTGTGCGGATGTGCGGATTGGGGAAGTGCGGTGAGAAACGCCATTTGTAGAGCCACAGAATCGCAAGGTGGGGGAGTGGCTGTGCCCGCATAAGCTGAAAAGCATTGGATGTCTGGCTCTCCCAGGAACCCGTTACCCCGACGAGGCCTACGCCTTCTTGCCGGATGCCGTGATAAAGGCGGGCAAGCCATTCGTCGGCGAGGATCTCGCTGAACGAATTGAAAAAAGCCACATATCGGGTGTCGATCTCGCGCGTGGCTTCGTGGTAGGCGCCGATGTCGAATAGGTCGTCGCGTGCGAGCCTAAGCGTTTCGGCGCCAAACGTGCGTGCCAGCGCCTCGTGTTCCGTCAAGGTATTTTGATCGGCGTATCCCTTGAACACGACCAGAAACTGGTGAGCGACGCCGGCGTTGTGCGCGCGATAGCTTTCCAGGAACCGCTCGAGAGGTACACGGCCATTGCTACCGCGGGCTAGATGGATGACCGTCAACTCGCTCATAGCAATTGCCCGCTCTGCCTGTGCGGCTTGGTGTAGGCGGTGGCGTGCATCATCGGAAGTCCAACCCGGGAACCGCCGTCACGAACAAAAACCTCTCTGCACAAGATCTGTCAACTAGGCTCGCACCTCGTGGGCGATGTTCATGGGTAAGGTGACCACATCGTCTGTTGGCTTCGGTCGAGGAGTGAGCCGATTTCTTTCCGTGGAAAACGGAGGAGTGTGTTTTATGGGGTTGAGTCTGCCTGACGGTCGCCCCGAGACCAAGTACAAGGCCTGGCGGTTCGAAAGCGGCCAGGACAGGCTTTCGCGTTTCCTGGCTGCGTTGGGGTTGACCAGCCTGGTGTGCGGCCTCGGCCATGCGGCCCGGCCGTGGCTGGACGCGCGGATGCTTTCCGCACCGGCGCGAACGCAGTTGCTGGTGGTCGGCAATATCTGGCGTTGGGGGCGCGCTCCTACCGCGCCTGATGGCACCGCATGAGCGCACCTGAATTTTCGGTGCTCCTGCCCACACGCAACCGCGCGGAGTTGCTGGCCCAGGCGATCGCCACCGTGCGGGCGCAGGATGAGGCGAGCTGGGAGATCGTCGTCTCCGACAACGCATCCGTGGATGATGTGCGGGGTCTGGTAAAGAGCCTTGACGACCCGCGCATTCGCTATCTTCGCAGTGATACGCCGCTGCCGGTAACTGACAACTGGAACCGCGCCGCCGATGCCGCGACTGGCCGGTGGGTAGTGATGCTAGGTGATGATGACGGGCTTCCCGCCGGTTACATGAGGACGATGCGCGAGGCCTGCACGGCGCTGGCCGACCCTGACCTGATATATCACGGCGCGTACCATTTCATGGCGCCTGGCGTCGTCCCCGGCCAGACGCAAGGACTGATGTCCGATGTGACGCAGGTGTACTGCATGCTTCACGGCCGTGATGCGCCGGCGATCATTCCGCCGGAGGAGGCGCGGGCGGCGGCGCGGGCGGCGCTGGACATGCGTGCGCTCTACGCGTTCAACATGCAGCACTTCCTGTTCCGACGCGACTTCCTGGAGCGTTTGCGCGCCGACGCACCGGTGTTTAGGGGGCCGTTCCCGGATTTCTATACCGCCAACCTTGCCTTGCTGCGCGCGGCCCGCGTGGGCGTGGTGCCGCGCCCAATGACGGTGATCGGCATTACGCGCAAGTCCTATGGCTATTTCCACCTCAACGACTCCGAAGCGGCGGGGGTGGATTTCCTGGGGAACCAGGACTTCCGCGACGAAGTGGCACCGGGACTCCGCGAGCGGCTCCTGCCTGGCAGCTATATGAACACGCTGTGGCTTGTATCCGTGGCGCTGGTACGCGATGCGCTGGCGGATGATCCGTCTTTGCACCTGGGCGTGGACCGCTACCGGCGCTTGCAGATTGTGAGCACGATATTGCATCACTACACCACCGGGCGGCCTGTGGGCACGACGTTCGGTCAGATGTGGCCGCTGCTGAGTCGCTCGGAAAGGGCACTGGCGATGCTGCTGCGCATGGCATTGCTGCCATTGCGCGCATTACCGCAAGTCCTGCGCCGCGTGCTTGGCCACCTGGTTGCGAGCAGGTTCGGGCAATATGGCTGGCTAACCCGGCCACGCAAGGTGCCGCTGGCACCGTCCAACATGCTGGACGCCGTGGACGGCCTGCGCCGTCTGGCCGAGGGCGCCGCGTGATGGGCGGCGACGGGCCTCACTGCCCCTATTGCGCCGCGGCTACTACCGCTCTGCTGGCGGCGCCGGACGTGAATCGCCGCGTGACGGGGACCGTATTCCACCTGCGCCAGTGCAGTGGCTGTGGACTGATCTTCGTGGCCGACCCGCCAGCGGACCTCGGCCCCTATTACACGTCTGACTATCATTACGTGCCGAAGGACCAGGCCGAACTGGAGAGGCATCTGCCGCCGCAGCGCTTCAAGATCGAACTGCTGCGCCGCTACCGCCAAACCGGGACACTGCTGGAGATTGGACCTTCGATCGGCCAATTCTGCGCTCTGGCGCAGCAAGCGGGCTTCGTAGTTCACGCGGTGGAGATGGACCCCGAGTGCGCGCGGTTCCTGACGACGGAGCTCGGGGTTGTGACGACCTGTTCGGCCGATCCGGCCTCGGTGCTGCGGGACCAGCCGCAGACCTACGATGCGATCTGCCTGTGGCACGCTCTTGAGCATCTGCAGCGTCCCTGGGACGTGCTGGCAGCGGCCACGGCGCGGCTGAACCCGGGTGGCGTGATCGTTGTTGCGGCACCTAATCCATTGAGCATCCAGGCCCGCAGGATGGGCCGCCGATGGCCACATCATGACTTGCCGCGCCACCTCTTCGGATTATCGATGCCGTGGATGAGCCGTTGGGCCGAAGCTCACGGACTGGAGGTGGTATTGGCCACAACCCGGGACGAAGGCAGCTTGGACTGGAACCGCTTCTCCTGGGCGATGCGGACAATCGGCCTTGTGCCCGGGGCAAAGCCAGGCCGGTTGGTGTGGTGGCTGGGGATGCGGTTCGGTG
This genomic window contains:
- a CDS encoding glycosyltransferase family 2 protein, producing MSAPEFSVLLPTRNRAELLAQAIATVRAQDEASWEIVVSDNASVDDVRGLVKSLDDPRIRYLRSDTPLPVTDNWNRAADAATGRWVVMLGDDDGLPAGYMRTMREACTALADPDLIYHGAYHFMAPGVVPGQTQGLMSDVTQVYCMLHGRDAPAIIPPEEARAAARAALDMRALYAFNMQHFLFRRDFLERLRADAPVFRGPFPDFYTANLALLRAARVGVVPRPMTVIGITRKSYGYFHLNDSEAAGVDFLGNQDFRDEVAPGLRERLLPGSYMNTLWLVSVALVRDALADDPSLHLGVDRYRRLQIVSTILHHYTTGRPVGTTFGQMWPLLSRSERALAMLLRMALLPLRALPQVLRRVLGHLVASRFGQYGWLTRPRKVPLAPSNMLDAVDGLRRLAEGAA
- a CDS encoding class I SAM-dependent methyltransferase — protein: MADPPADLGPYYTSDYHYVPKDQAELERHLPPQRFKIELLRRYRQTGTLLEIGPSIGQFCALAQQAGFVVHAVEMDPECARFLTTELGVVTTCSADPASVLRDQPQTYDAICLWHALEHLQRPWDVLAAATARLNPGGVIVVAAPNPLSIQARRMGRRWPHHDLPRHLFGLSMPWMSRWAEAHGLEVVLATTRDEGSLDWNRFSWAMRTIGLVPGAKPGRLVWWLGMRFGGLMLRFEGGEGEGACYTMVLQRPESPAAAN
- a CDS encoding NAD-dependent epimerase/dehydratase family protein, whose product is MNVTLTGATGFVGRQILHSLLERGCSVRALVRDPSRLSARRTGGALEVVQTPNLFTEATQQLEELLESSETLVHAAWYAEPGKYLTSPENLSCLSGTLNLARAFAAVGGKRFIGVGTCAEYDTSAGLLAADTPLAPNTLYAACKAAAAQVLDHFFGADGISFAWCRVFYLYGEGEDERRLVPYIRGQLEAGKEVLLTRGDQVRDFLDVKDAGRMIADVALGKQQGPVNICSGEGVTVRQLAESVADEYGRRDLLLFGAKPENIFDPPRIVGVPSHV